The genomic window TATTATGGACATTAGCGTGCGAACGCGAAGGCCATTTTGCAAGTCATTTAATCCTTAAACAcgcaaagagaaaaatgagaacgagaaaaaataaaattttgaattaatAACCACTCCATGATTTACTGCGAAAAATGCGGGTCTGCACCAAAAAGGCACGGGAGCAAACAGCTAAAACAATCAACCAGCGCCTAGTTATTCTTTCCTGCTTTCTGAAAGGTTTCCATTATCGAGAGTGCGTTTCGTGCCGCGCGGCTTCTGNNNNNNNNNNNNNNNNNNNNNNNNNNNNNNNNNNNNNNNNNNNNNNNNNNNNNNNNNNNNNNNNNNNNNNNNNNNNNNNNNNNNNNNNNNNNNNNNNNNNNNNNNNNNNNNNNNNNNNNNNNNNNNNNNNNNNNNNNNNNNNNNNNNNNNNNNNTATANNNNNNNNNNNNNNNNNNNNNNNNNNNNNNNNNNNNNNNNNNNNNNNNCTANNNNNNNNNNNNNNNNNNNNNNNNNNNNNNNNNNNNNNNNNNNNNNNNNNNNNNNNNNNNNNNNNNNNNNNNNNNNNNNNNNNNNNNNNNNNNNNNNNNNNNNNNNNNNNNNNNNNNNNNNNNNNNNNNNNNNNANNNNNNNNNNNNNNNNNNNNNNNNNNNNNNNNNNNNNNNNNNNNNNNNNNNNNNNNNNNNNNNNNNNNNNNNNNNNNNNNNNNNNNNNNNNNNNNNNNNNNNNNNNNNNNNNNNNNNNNNNNNNNNNNNNNNNNNNNNNNNNNNNNNNNNNNNNNNNNNNNNNNNNNNNNNNNNNNNNNNNNNNNNNNNNNNNNNNNNNNNNNNNNNNNNNNNNNNNNNNNNNNNNNNNNNNNNNNNNNNNNNNNNNNNNNNNNNNNNNNNNNNNNNNNNNNNNNNNNNNNNNNNNNNNNNNNNNNNNNNNNNNNNNNNNNNNNNNNNNNNNNNNNNNNNNNNNNNNNNNNNNNNNNNNTGATAACCAAACCTGTGTCTGCGCACACTCTCACACCCACAGATTGAGTCCGACCTTCCCTTGCCTCTTTCAGCGTCCTCAGCGGAGGACGCAGATGGCGATGGCTTTGCCTCGCGCGCGACGACAGCGCCTCTCGACGATGCCGCCCTTGGTCATGATGGCGCAGAAGGAGTCATTCCCCGACTTCTGCACGGCGAAAGTCAGGTCGCTCACTGCAATCGGGTCGTTGTCCTGGTCGAAGTAGAGGCCCCCCTCCTGCCGAACGCCGAAGAAGAACCTGCGTGCGAAGGACAGGAGCCACGGCGAGAGGTGCGCCGGCCCTGGCAGCGACCCCCCGACAGATCGGCAGGCGTCTCGGGCCTCGCTGTCGGGAACGAGGGAATATGAGCGCTTGGATTCTAGCGCAGCTCGGGGAACTCTGACCAAGCGATACTCCTTTGGCCTGAATAAAGGGCATACAGTATCCCACGAGGAATACTCTTACTTATGCCTTATTGTTGACAGACTCAGCCCCGAGTATAANNNNNNNNNNNNNNNNNNNNNNNNNNNNNNNNNNNNNNNNNNNNNNNACTTTTACTTATGCCCTGTGGTTGACACTCGTCCCGAGTGAACGCACCCCCAGAAGACCAGTTTGCCGAGGCTGACCAGGCGGAGACCGTTGAGGCGAGTCGCGAGATAGACCCGGACCCAAGGGCCGTCCGCCTCCGCCACCGTCCCCTTCAGCGCCGAGAGCAGAGTGCAGGGAATTGGCTGAGGAAACGAAGTGTCAGGTTAAAGATCCTTCCAAAAATGTGCAAAAATGCAATTTAGTTCACACAAATGCCCATGTCTTCCTATTGGCATAAGTATATACACAATCTTCAATGCTATGTCACTGTTCCAGTGTTTGGCCATTACTATTTCCAGGTAGTGAACATGTATCGACAGCCTTTGATATATGTAAGAAAAGCAACTGTAACCTAAGATGGAGAATTAAACATGTATCTACAACTTCAAAAATCGACGGTGAATGATGTAACATATACCCACAACCTTAGAACTCGATAGTAAATCAAACATGTATACATCCCGTCTCAGAAATCCGTGTGAATTTAAACAGCCTGCACCCACAGCCTCAGATTCCAGCAAGAGAACCAAGGTGGGCCCGGTGGGCAGGCGTTCCCGTACCTTCTCGTCGTCCCATACGAAGCCCACACACTCGGCGCTGTGGCTGCAAGCGGATGCACAGGCGACATCCGCTCTCGGGCCCGAAGTGGGTGTCCTGGTGGCGCCCACGTCGTGCGGGAGGGACAGGTACTCCCGTATCTCCGGCCCCGTTTTTGTTGACGTCCGTGAGAGGCACAGGAACGCCAGGAGCCATGACCTCATCTCGCTGTGGCCACGAAAAGGGGTCGAAGGATGAATTTTAAGGATGTCAGCAGGATNNNNNNNNNNNNNNNNNNNNNNNNNNNNNNNNNNNNNNNNNNNNNNNNNNNNNNNNNNNNNNNNNNNNNNNNNNNNNNNNNNNNNNNNNNNNNNNNNNNNNNNNNNNNNNNNNNNNNNNNNNNNNNNNNNNNNNNNNNNNNNNNNNNNNNNNNNNNNNNNNNNNNNNNNNNNNNNNNNNNNNNNNNNNNNNNNNNNNNNNNNNNNNNNTGACAGACGTGTGATAATCATCGCATAGATTCGTTGATGAAAGGCATCGTGAATGAGCAGGGCTGCGACCCCCAAAGCGCCTCGACCCGTCAGGACCTTCGGCTGTGGCAGNNNNNNNNNNNNNNNNNNNNNNNNNNNNNNNNNNNNNNNNNNNNNNNNNNNNNNNNNNNNNNNNNNNNNNNNNNNNNNNNNNNNNNNNNNNNNNNNNNNNNNNNNNNNNNNNNNNNNNNNNNNNNNNNNNNNNNNNNNNNNNNNNNTGCCTCCTGCACAGACATTCCACATAGCCGTTTTTGTTCCTCAAGGGAGCGAGTCGCGGCCACAGCTGTTTTCAACGTATATTTTGTCGTCGTTCACCCATCATTTCCACAGCCTTTTATCAAAATCCTTCGTTACACTGCCCAGCGCTCCTATAGCCATTGGAAGCCCTTGCACATTCCTTCTTGAGATCCCTATGCTTTCCCACTTTATCAGATTCCTTCTTGTCTATCCTGCATCCCCCAGGTACATGCAGCGTGTCACGTTTGCCAGCACCCGGGGCACAGCGAGGAGCGTCTAAAAAAGCCTGACGTCGCCCGTGCCCGAGGCCCCGCAGCCCGTCAGCGCTGGACCTCATCCCCAGATAGACGCAAATAAAGTCACATGCTTCTGCTCAGTGTTGCGGTTTGTCGGGGCCCGGAGTAACTTAGGCATCACTCAGCCTAGATGCTTATGTAATGGCAATGATGCTAAAAACGTACTCGGAATAGTTTTTCAGCTTCCATTGTTGCCTTATTGCAGTGAAGCAAAAGGTCCAcgtcattataataaaatacagcACCAATTAGCCATTTTCAGCGGTTGGAAGGGAGGTGTGCGCGCTAtctggttcctttttttttttcgacccgCCCATGCCATGCCCAGGGCACATGCCATACCTGTCATACCTCAGGTACGCTACTGAGTACAGTGATGCCTATGGTGGTATACATTCCTTCCTTTTTGTTCACAAGAAAATATCTGTTCTCAAGTATATGGTCATGCTTATGTCTCATAACTCTACTTCATTgttctcatctcttttttcagGAACATGCTCATACCATCCATCTTTTTTTCAAGCGGACATTTTTCGCATATTGGTAAATGTACTTTTCCTCAACCCTGTCCGTCTCTTTTTGTACTTTCTACGGGCCAACTTTGCATACTCACATGACGtataccttcgttttttcctcCACACActgtatcttatattattatttgccaTTTCCTCACCTGGCTCCCCATACACCTCACCGTTGCAATAGAACTGTTGTGCCGAAGCCAGGCTCTTCCGGTCGCCTTTCCATGTTCACGATTCATGACTCCATGAGCTCCATTTTCTCGTGAAACACACAGCTTGTTTCTAATTCTGGGTATGTGCTGATCCACAGNNNNNNNNNNNNNNNNNNNNNNNNNNNNNNNNNNNNNNNNNNNNNNNNNNNNNNNNNNNNNNNNNNNNNNNNNNNNNNNNNNNNNNNNNNNNNNNNNNNNNNNNNNNNNNNNNNNNNNNNNNNNNNNNNNNNNNNNNNNNNNNNNNNNNNNNNNNNNNNNNNNNNNNNNNNNNNNNNNNNNNNNNNNNNNNNNNNNNNNNNNNNNNNNNNNNNNNNNNNNNNNNNNCTGNNNNNNNNNNNNNNNNNNNNNNNNNNNNNNNNNNNNNNNNNNNNNNNNNNNNNNNNNNNNNNNNNNNNNNNNNNNNNNNNNNNNNNNNNNNNNNNNNNNNNNNNNNNNNNNNNNNNNNNNNNNNNNNNNNNNNNNNNNNNNNNNNNNNNNNNNNNNNNNNNNNNNNNNNNNNGNNNNNNNNNNNNNNNNNNNNNNNNNNNNNNNNNNNNNNNNNNNNNNNNNNNNNNNNNNNNNNNNNNNNNNNNNNNNNNNNNNNNNNNNNNNNNNNNNNNNNNNNNNNNNNNNNNNNNNNNNNNNNNNNNNNNNNNNNNNNNNNNNNNNNNNNNNNNNNNNNNNNNNNNNNNNNNNNNNNNNNNNNNNNNNNNNNNNNNNNNNNNNNNNNNNNNNNNNNNNNNNNNNNNNNNNNNNNNNNNNNNNNNNNNNNNNNNNNNNNNNNNNNNNNNNNNNNNNNNNNNNNNNNNNNNNNNNNNNNNNNNNNNNNNNNNNNNNNNNNNNNNNNNNNNNNNNNNNNNNNNNNNNNNNNNNNNNNNNNNNNNNNNNNNNNNNNNNNNNNNNNNNNNNNNNNNNNNNNNNNNNNNNNNNNNNNNNNNNNNNNNNNNNNNNNNNNNNNNNNNNNNNNNNNNNNNNNNNNNNNNNNNNNNNNNNNNNNNNNNNNNNNNNNNNTCTTGactcgggagtagatgaaaccgaaatGGTCGCTAGGAGTTGATTCGGAAATGCTGCTACNNNNNNNNNNNNNNNNNNNNNNNNNNNNNNNNNNNNNNNNNNNNNNNNNNNNNNNNNNNNNNNNNNNNNNNNNNNNNNNNNNNNNNNNNNNNNNNNNNNNNNNNNNNNNNNNNNNNNNNNNNNNNNNNNNNNNNNNNNNNNNNNNNNNNNNNNNNNNNNNNNNNNNNNNNNNNNNNNNNNNNNNNNNNNNNNNNNNNNNNNNNNNNNNNNNNNNNNNNNNNNNNNNNNNNNNNNNNNNNNNNNNNNNNNNNNNNNNNNNNNNNNNNNNNNNNNNNNNNNNNNNCGTCAAGTANNNNNNNNNNNNNNNNNNNNNNNNNNNNNNNNNNNNNNNNNNNNNNNNNNNNNNNNNNNNNNNNNNNNNNNNNNNNAGAAATATTAATAGGATTTCAAAGCCCTATTTTTAATGTAAGGGaacaaatatttagaaaaaaatatctaggGGCATTTTAAGCTAGAACCGGTTCTATATGTGTGTAATtagtaaattaaagtaaaaaattggGGTCCTTCGAGGGGCAAACAGTCTAGGGGGGTGAAAAACGCCCCTGCCCCTTTCTCCTAAATGACGCCCCTCNNNNNNNNNNNNNNNNNNNNNNNNNNNNNNNNNNNNNNNNNNNNNNNNNNNNNNNNNNNNNNNNNNNNNNNNNNNNNNNNNNNNNNNNNNNNNNNNNNNNNNNNNNNNNNNNNNNNNNNNNNNNNNNNNNNNNNNNNNNNNNNNNNNNNNNNNNNNNNNNNNNNNNNNNNNNNNNNNNNNNNNNNNNNNNNNNNNNNNNNNNNNNNNNNNNNNNNNNNNNNNNNNNNNNNNNNNNNNNNNNNNNNNNNNNNNNNNNNNNNNNNNNNNNNNNNNNNNNNNNNNNNNNNNNNNNNNNNNNNNNNNNNNNNNNNNNNNNNNNNNNNNNNNNNNNNNNNNNNNNNNNNNNNNNNNNNNNNNNNNNNNNNNNNNNNNNNNNNNNNNNNNNNNNNNNNNNNNNNNNNNNNNNNNNNNNNNNNNNNNNNNNNNNNNNNNNNNNNNNNNNNNNNNNNNNNNNNNNNNNNNNNNNNNNNNNNNNNNNNNNNNNNNNNNNNNNNNNNNNNNNNNNNNNNNNNNNNNNNNNNNNNNNNNNNNNNNNNNNNNNNNNNNNNNNNNNNNNNNNNNNNNNNNNNNNNNNNNNNNNNNNNNNNNNNNNNNNNNNNNNNNNNNNNNNNNNNNNNNNNNNNNNNNNNNNNNNNNNNNNNNNNNNNNNNNNNNNNNNNNNNNNNNNNNNNNNNNNNNNNNNNNNNNNNNNNNNNNNNNNNNNNNNNNNNNNNNNNNNNNNNNNNNNNNNNNNNNNNNNNNNNNNNNNNNNNNNNNNNNNNNNNNNNNNNNNNNNNNNNNNNNNNNNNNNNNNNNNNNNNNNNNNNNNNNNNNNNNNNNNNNNNNNNNNNNNNNNNNNNNNNNNNNNNNNNNNNNNNNNNNNNNTACAAGTGCCCTGTATANNNNNNNNNNNNNNNNNNNNNNNNNNNNNNNNNNNNNNNNNNNNNNNNNNNNNNNNNNNNNNNNNNNNNNNNNNNNNNNNNNNNNNNNNNNNNNNNNNNNNNNNNNNNNNNNNNNNNNNNNNNNNNNNNNNNNNNNNNNNNNNNNNNNNNNNNNNNNNNNNNNNNNNNNNNNNNNNNNNNNNNNNNNNNNNNNNNNNNNNNNNNNNNNNNNNNNNNNNNNNNNNNNNNNNNNNNNNNNNNNNNNNNNNNNNNNNNNNNNNNNNNNNNNNNNNNNNNNNNNNNNNNNNNNNNNNNNNNNNNNNNNNNNNNNNNNNNNNNNNNNNNNNNNNNNNNNNNNNNNNNNNNNNNNNNNNNNNNNNNNNNNNNNNNNNNNNNNNNNNNNNNNNNNNNNNNNNNNNNNNNNNNNNNNNNNNNNNNNNNNNNNNNNNNNNNNNNNNNNNNNNNNNNNNNNNNNNNNNNNNNNNNNNNNNNNNNNNNNNNNNNNNNNNNNNNNNNNNNNNNNNNNNNNNNNNNNNNNNNNNNNNNNNNNNNNNNNNNNNNNNNNNNNNNNNNNNNGACGNNNNNNNNNNNNNNNNNNNNNNNNNNNNNNNNNNNNNNNNNN from Penaeus monodon isolate SGIC_2016 chromosome 23, NSTDA_Pmon_1, whole genome shotgun sequence includes these protein-coding regions:
- the LOC119588439 gene encoding uncharacterized protein LOC119588439, which codes for MRSWLLAFLCLSRTSTKTGPEIREYLSLPHDVGATRTPTSGPRADVACASACSHSAECVGFVWDDEKPIPCTLLSALKGTVAEADGPWVRVYLATRLNGLRLVSLGKLVFWGEARDACRSVGGSLPGPAHLSPWLLSFARRFFFGVRQEGGLYFDQDNDPIAVSDLTFAVQKSGNDSFCAIMTKGGIVERRCRRARGKAIAICVLR